The Skermanella rosea sequence GGCATGCAGCGGCATGTCTACGACAAGTCGCGGCCGGAGAATCTGGAGTTCCTGCGCCGGCTGCGCGCCCTGATGGACCGCTATCCCGGCACCATGACCGTCGCCGAGGTGCATGACGACGACAGCACGATGCGGAGCGCCGAGTATGTCGGCTCCCCCGACCTGCTGCACACGGCCTACGGCTTCACGCTGCTGACCGAGCGGTTCGGCGCCGGGGTGATCCGGGGGGCGCTGGAGTCCTTCGAGCGGCAGCCGGGCCGGGGCTGGCCGGCCTGGGCGTTCGGCAACCACGACGTGATCCGGCCGGTCACCCGCTGGGGCCGGGGCGACGGGGGCGATGCTTTCGCCAAGCTGCTGGTCGCCCTGCTCTGCTCGGTCCGGGGCACCGCCTTCCTTTACGAGGGGGAGGAGCTGGGCCTGCCGGAGGCAGACGTGCCCTATGAGAGGATCCGGGACCCCTACGGCCTGCCGTTCTATCCCCGCTACAAGGGGCGCGACGGCTGCCGAACGCCGATGCCCTGGCGGCACGACCATCCGGCCGGCGGGTTCACCGACGGCACGGCCGAGCCCTGGCTTCCGGTGCCGGAGGAGCATCTGCGCCGCGCGGTGTCGGTCCAGGACGGCGATCCCGGCAGCGTGCTGAACTTCACCCGCGGCTTCCTGCGCTGGCGGCGGGAGCATCCGGCGCTGGTGACCGGCGATATCCGCTTCATCGACGCGCCGGAGCCGGTGATCGCCTTCGTCCGGAGCGGCGGCGGCGAGGAGGTGCTGGCGGCCTTCAACCTGGGCGGGGAACCGGCGGCGCTGGAGGCGCCGGGCGGGGTGGAGGCTCTGTCCGGCCATGGGCCTACCGGCACCCTGGACGGAGGGAGAATCCGGCTGCCGGGGTACGGCGCCTTCCTGGGGCGCCTATCGGGGACCGATAATAAAACGACGGGAGGGTAATCCGCCAATGGCCGACGTCACGCTGCGCGACGTGCGCAAATCCTTCGGTGGCCTTGAAATCATCCATGGCGTCGATCTCGACATCAAGGACAACGAGTTCACCGTGTTCGTCGGCCCCTCGGGCTGCGGCAAGTCCACCCTGCTGCGCTTGATCGCGGGGCTGGAGGACATCACCAGCGGCGAGATGACCATCGACGGCGTCCGGGTCAACGACCTGCCGCCCAAGGAGCGCGGCATCTCCATGGTGTTCCAGAGCTATGCGCTCTACCCGCACATGACCGTGTACGACAACATGGCGTTCGGCCTGAAGCTGGCCAATTCCGGCAAGGAGGCGATCGACGCCAAGGTGCGGGAGGCGGCCCGCATCCTCCAGATCGAGAACCTGCTGACCCGCAAGCCGCGCGAGCTGTCCGGCGGCCAGCGCCAGCGGGTCGCGATCGGCCGGGCGATCGTGCGGGAGCCCAAGGTCTTCCTGTTCGACGAGCCGCTGTCCAACCTGGACGCGGCGCTGCGGGTGCAGATGCGGATCGAGCTGGCGAAGCTGAAGGAGGACCTGAACGCCACGATGGTCTATGTCACCCACGACCAGGTCGAGGCCATGACGCTGGCCAACAAGATCGTCGTGCTCCGGGCCGGGCACGTGGAGCAGGTCGGCTCCCCGCTGGAGCTGTACCACCACCCGCGCAACCTGTTCGTCGCGGGCTTCATCGGCAGCCCGAAGATGAACTTCATCGAGACGACGGCGAGCGGGATCGACCGCGACAGCGCCACGGTCCAGATCCCCGGCGGCGGCGCCCTGACGGTCCCCGCCCAGTCGGCCGGCCTGGCGCCCGGCGCCCCGGTGACGCTGGGCGTCCGCCCGGAGCATCTGGTCGCGGGGGACTCCCAAGGTGGCGGGGGCGACGCCGTGATGGACGGCAAGGTCTTCGTGGTCGAGCGTCTGGGCGGCGAGACCTATTGCCATGTCAGGACCGCGGACGGCCAGTCGATCGTGCTGCGCACCGGCGGAGAGGACACCGTCCGCCCCGGCGAGCAGATCCGCATCGGCATCCCCGCCGGCGCCTGCCGCCTGTTCGACCGCGACGGCATGGCCCTGGACCGGCTGGAACGCCACCCCATGGCCGACCAGGAGATGCCCCGGCACGCGCATGCGTGAGGGGGGGCCGGAGGTTATCGTCGCCGCAACGGCCTTGGAAGGCGAGGTGTAGGTGCTGGCATGAGCTCCTTCATCATCATGACCGGACTTGATCCGGTCATCCACGCGCGGACTTCCTCCCGCCGGTTTGCGCGTGGATGCGCGGGTCAAGCCCGCGCATGAAGGGAAAAAGGGGTTCGCAGAAGGAGAACAATTCCCAGCGCCGCGATCATGGTGCCCAGCAGCCGTGGAACAGTCCTTCGGAACGATTGATCGCGGCGGGCGGCTGGGCTATGCGGGTTGACCGTCTGTCAGGAGCCTGGAGCACCGTGGAAGACCCATCACCGCAGCCCGATCCACTGACCGGTCCATCGGCCGAAACCCCGGGCGAGCCGCTGGGCATGACCGGGTATCTGGCGCCCGAGGGGTTCGTGGACGACCTGATCGCCGAGTTGGGGGACGTCGCCGAGGTGCATGACCGGCTGGTCTTCGCGCCCGGTCCGGCGCGGCCGGTGAGCTGGGTTGAGAATGTCTGGTACGACCCGGTGCGCCTGCCGGTCGCGTCGATCAAGTCGGCGGCGCGGGAGCTGCGGGGCATCCAGCGGAACTGGGCGCTGTGGCCCGGGCCGCACAACGGGCGGGCCAAGCTGATCCAGGACCAGCTTCCCCATGTCTCGGCAAAGCCGCTGGTCTTCCCCTCCCCGGCCCCGACGGCGCCGCTGGGATCGTGGATGATGGAGAGCGCGACGTCGCTGATCGCGTCGGCGCGCTGCTCCAGCCCGTTCCGGCACGGCGCGGTCGAGTTCGAGGAGAACAGGACCGTGCCGCCGACCCGGGCCTACCTGAAGCTCTGGGAGGCGCTGACCCTGGCCGGCCGCATGCCAGGTCCCGGGTCGCTGGCGATGGACCTGGGCTCCTGCCCCGGCGGCTGGACCTGGGTGCTGCACGAGCTGGGTGCCCGGGTCATCAGCGTGGACAAGGCGCCGCTGGCGCCGCACATCGCGGCGCTGCCGCGGGTCGATTACCGCCAGCAGAGCGCCTTCGCCCTGACCCCGTCGGAGATCGGGCCGGTGGACTGGCTGTGCTCGGACGTGATCTGCTATCCGGAGCGCCTGCTGCGGCTGGTCCGCGAGTGGGTGGACAGCGGCCTGTGCCGCAACTTCATCTGCACCATCAAGTTCCAGGGTCCGACCGACCATGCGGCGACCCGCGAGTTCGCGTCGATCCCCGGCAGCCGCGTCGTCCACCTGCACCACAACAAGCACGAGCTGACCTGGATGCTGGTCAGTGCATGACGCCGTCCCACACCCATTCCGCCACGGTCAGCTCGGCCTGCCGGGGCATGGTGCCGGGATGATGGTAGCGGTAGACCGCCAGCGCCGCCTCGAAGGCGTAGCGTTCCGGCTGGCCGCAACGGCGCAGCTCGCTGTAGGCGCGCTGGACCGCGGGGCGGCAGCAGGACGATTCCTCGCCGCAGACCGACATCTTCTTGGAGGGGTTCTCGCTCATCGCTCGCTCCGCCGGAATGGGATACTGGGCCTCGGTTACTTGGCGCCGTGCCGCGCGGAGCCTTCCAGCGGCACGCCGTAGAGTTCAAGCCGGTGGCCGAGGAGCTTGTAGCCCAGTTCCCCGGCGATACGCTGCTTGATCGCTTCCAGCTCGTCGCAATTGAACTCGACCACCTCGCCCGACTGGACGTCGATCAGGTGATGGTGGTGCTCGTCGCGCGCTTCCTCGAAACGGGCGCGGCCGTCGCCGAAATCGAGCCGCTCGATGACGCCGGCATCCTCCAGCAGCCGCACGGTCCTGTAGACCGTCGCGATGCTGATCCGGCCGTCGATGTCCGCCGCCCGCTTGAAGACCTGCTCGACGTCGGGATGGTCCGTCGCGACCGACAGCACGCGCGAGATGACGCGCCGCTGCTCGGTCATCTTCAGTCCCTTCTCGACGCAGAGCTGCTCCAGGCGCGACAGCATGCAGGCTTCGTTCTTCGGCGCTCTCGTCATGATCCATCCATGCCGTCACACGGCCCGGTCACCGGGAAGTGATAGACCGGGGCATGGCTTAAATCATAGGCCCAGAACGCGGCGGCGCGCCAGTCCGTGTACCCGTGGTTGCCCGTGCGACCGATTCCCGCACTGCACCGGAGGCTGCGCCCCCTTCCGGTCAGCCGAACAGGGCGTCGATCGCGGACTGGTTCAACGGATGGGGCGGCTCCTCCTCCCCCTCGGGCTCGGCGGCCGCGGCGGGCGGGCTTTTCCGGGCCGGAGCAGGGGAAGCGTCGGGACTCCCGCCCAGGGCGGCGGCGACCGCGGGGGGAGCGGTCGCCAGCCCGGCCATCAGGTCGTCCACCTCGTTCTGGCGGATGCCGTCCAGGGAGGGTCCGTGGAGCAGATGCGCGTCGGGCCGGGTGTCCACCGGCTCGCGCGGCACGTCCTCAGCCCTGATGTTGTCCACGCCCCAGATGGAGATCATGGAGCCGATGCGCTGCTCTATGTAGCGCAGGACGTTGATGACCTTGGTCGTCCGCTGCCCGGTCAGGTCCTGGAACGAGCAGGCGGTGAAGATCTCCATCACCTCGCCCTCGATCCGGGAATAGAGCTCCGCCGTGTCGGCGCCTTCCCGCAGCTTGCCGATCATGTCGAGGATGCGCTCGGCCGAGGTCAGGATGTCCGAGGAGGCGCGCTCGGTCGAGACGATGATCGCGTCCAGCTCGTTGGTGGCGGTGGAGAAGCGGTCGTTGCCGTCCTCGGTCGGGCGCAGGGCCGCGATCTCCCGCCGGGCATGGGAGATGGTGGCGCTCATGTCCTGAAGCTCGTGGCGCAGGACCTGGACGCGGTTGACCATGTTGTTGGCGTCGGCCTGCTGCTTCCAGAGATCGCGCAGCTCGGCGACCAGCGACCGGACCTCCTCCGCGACGCCGGTCTGGGCGCGCCGGGTGTGCTCGCGCAGGAAGAGGCGCCCCCGCGGCGTCCGCGAAATGAACTCCTCGATCTGCTGGAAATCGCCCTCGGGCAGATGCCCACCTTCAGTCATGACCATCCTCCAGGCCCATCGACCGCATCCGCAGCCGGTCGAACAGGTCAGTTCATAAAGCTCCCACCCGAAGAGGTAATCAATATTCTCCAGGGCGTCGCAAGTGGAAATCTTCTTGGACCGCGTGTGAAGACGGTCTTTCAGCATAGGCATCGGCCACAGGTCCGGCGGCAGCACCGGCCGGTCCGCGCGCGTTTCGGTCACAGTTTCAGCGTTTTTTAATCGAGCTCCATTAGGTTGCAGAATCGTACGCTGCATGCGGGGTTCGACGGGTGCTGGAACTGGATCTGAGGGTGGAGCGCCAGAGCGCGGCTCTGGGGGCGCTGGCACGGCACGACTGTTTCGTCCGTGCCGACCTAGCCGTCTGCCTGCGCCGGATCAACTGCGTCGCGGCCGAGACGCTGGACGTCGCCCGGTCGAGCATATGGCTGCTGAACGAAGACGGCACGTCCCTGGTCTGCGCCGACCATTACGACGTGTCGAGCAGCGTGGACGGAACCGGGCAGATCCTGGAGCGGGCCGACTTCCCCCATTACTTCCAGGCGATCCTGGAAGACCGCGTGATCGCGGCATCCGACGCCCAAAGCGATCCCCGGACCTGCGAGTTCACGGAGAACTACCTGATCCCGCTCGGCATCGCCTCCATGCTGGACGTGCCGATCCTGTTCGGCGGGCGCACCGTGGGCGTGCTGTGCGTCGAGCATGTCGGCCTGCCGCGCGGCTGGCCGCGCGACGAACAGGTCTTCACCGCCTCGCTCGGGGACTTCGTGGCGATGGCGCTGGCCGCCGAGGAGCGGACCCGTGCCGAGTCGGCCCTGCGCCGGGCCGAGGAGCGCTACCGCGGCATCTTCGAGAATGCGATCGAAGGGCTGTTCCAGATGTGCCCGGACGGACGCTTCACCGACGTCAACCCGGCGATGGCCCGCATGCTGGGATTCGCCGACGCCGCCGGCTTCCTGGCGGCGCGCGGGCCGGTCGGAGCGCCGCTCTTCGTCGATCCCAGCCGCCGCGCGGAGCTGATGCGGCTGGTCGATGCCCAGGACCGGGTGGTCGGCTTCGAGGCGGAACTGTACCGCCGCGACGGCCCGGTGATCTGGGGCGGCTTCAGCATCCGGACGGTGCGCGGCGCCGACGGCCGGATCCTGCGCCTGGAAGGATCGCTGGAGGACGTGACGCTGCGCCGCCGGGCCGAGGACCAGCTGGCCCACGTGGCCCTCCATGACGGGCTGACCAACCTGCCCAACCGCGCGCTGTTCATGGACCGGCTGGCCCAGAGCCTTGCCCGCGCCCGGCTGTCGCGGGTCGGAACGGCGGCGGTCGTGCTGCTGGACATCGACCGGTTCAGCCTGATCAACGACAGCCTGGGCCATGCGGCCGGCGACCGGCTGCTGATCGACCTGGCGTGCCGGCTGTCCGCGC is a genomic window containing:
- a CDS encoding protein phosphatase CheZ translates to MTEGGHLPEGDFQQIEEFISRTPRGRLFLREHTRRAQTGVAEEVRSLVAELRDLWKQQADANNMVNRVQVLRHELQDMSATISHARREIAALRPTEDGNDRFSTATNELDAIIVSTERASSDILTSAERILDMIGKLREGADTAELYSRIEGEVMEIFTACSFQDLTGQRTTKVINVLRYIEQRIGSMISIWGVDNIRAEDVPREPVDTRPDAHLLHGPSLDGIRQNEVDDLMAGLATAPPAVAAALGGSPDASPAPARKSPPAAAAEPEGEEEPPHPLNQSAIDALFG
- a CDS encoding SAM-dependent methyltransferase; amino-acid sequence: MTGYLAPEGFVDDLIAELGDVAEVHDRLVFAPGPARPVSWVENVWYDPVRLPVASIKSAARELRGIQRNWALWPGPHNGRAKLIQDQLPHVSAKPLVFPSPAPTAPLGSWMMESATSLIASARCSSPFRHGAVEFEENRTVPPTRAYLKLWEALTLAGRMPGPGSLAMDLGSCPGGWTWVLHELGARVISVDKAPLAPHIAALPRVDYRQQSAFALTPSEIGPVDWLCSDVICYPERLLRLVREWVDSGLCRNFICTIKFQGPTDHAATREFASIPGSRVVHLHHNKHELTWMLVSA
- a CDS encoding ABC transporter ATP-binding protein; protein product: MADVTLRDVRKSFGGLEIIHGVDLDIKDNEFTVFVGPSGCGKSTLLRLIAGLEDITSGEMTIDGVRVNDLPPKERGISMVFQSYALYPHMTVYDNMAFGLKLANSGKEAIDAKVREAARILQIENLLTRKPRELSGGQRQRVAIGRAIVREPKVFLFDEPLSNLDAALRVQMRIELAKLKEDLNATMVYVTHDQVEAMTLANKIVVLRAGHVEQVGSPLELYHHPRNLFVAGFIGSPKMNFIETTASGIDRDSATVQIPGGGALTVPAQSAGLAPGAPVTLGVRPEHLVAGDSQGGGGDAVMDGKVFVVERLGGETYCHVRTADGQSIVLRTGGEDTVRPGEQIRIGIPAGACRLFDRDGMALDRLERHPMADQEMPRHAHA
- a CDS encoding Fur family transcriptional regulator; its protein translation is MLSRLEQLCVEKGLKMTEQRRVISRVLSVATDHPDVEQVFKRAADIDGRISIATVYRTVRLLEDAGVIERLDFGDGRARFEEARDEHHHHLIDVQSGEVVEFNCDELEAIKQRIAGELGYKLLGHRLELYGVPLEGSARHGAK
- a CDS encoding alpha-glucosidase family protein produces the protein MTEWWRGGVIYQIYPRSFRDSDGDGIGDLRGIAEKLDHVAGLGVDGIWLCPFFKSPMKDFGYDVEDYRAVDPMFGTLEDFDQLLARAHDLGLRVIIDMVLSHTSDLHPWFLESRESRDNPRADWYVWADARPDGTPPNNWLSVFGGSAWAWEPRRNQYYLHNFLTSQPDLNLHDGQVQDAVLDACRFWLDRGVDGFRLDTANFYMHDPELRDNPPRPSGSGALEGVASVNPYGMQRHVYDKSRPENLEFLRRLRALMDRYPGTMTVAEVHDDDSTMRSAEYVGSPDLLHTAYGFTLLTERFGAGVIRGALESFERQPGRGWPAWAFGNHDVIRPVTRWGRGDGGDAFAKLLVALLCSVRGTAFLYEGEELGLPEADVPYERIRDPYGLPFYPRYKGRDGCRTPMPWRHDHPAGGFTDGTAEPWLPVPEEHLRRAVSVQDGDPGSVLNFTRGFLRWRREHPALVTGDIRFIDAPEPVIAFVRSGGGEEVLAAFNLGGEPAALEAPGGVEALSGHGPTGTLDGGRIRLPGYGAFLGRLSGTDNKTTGG
- a CDS encoding putative bifunctional diguanylate cyclase/phosphodiesterase, encoding MLELDLRVERQSAALGALARHDCFVRADLAVCLRRINCVAAETLDVARSSIWLLNEDGTSLVCADHYDVSSSVDGTGQILERADFPHYFQAILEDRVIAASDAQSDPRTCEFTENYLIPLGIASMLDVPILFGGRTVGVLCVEHVGLPRGWPRDEQVFTASLGDFVAMALAAEERTRAESALRRAEERYRGIFENAIEGLFQMCPDGRFTDVNPAMARMLGFADAAGFLAARGPVGAPLFVDPSRRAELMRLVDAQDRVVGFEAELYRRDGPVIWGGFSIRTVRGADGRILRLEGSLEDVTLRRRAEDQLAHVALHDGLTNLPNRALFMDRLAQSLARARLSRVGTAAVVLLDIDRFSLINDSLGHAAGDRLLIDLACRLSARLRPGDTLARLAGDEFAVLAEGLEDRDAALELAEAMRSCVAGPFVDATDQELFASASAGVCFDVGGNQGPDDMVRHAGTALHQAKAQGRARCLAFTDGMRTEPLLTLKLQSDMRRAIERDEFLLYYQPILSLPDRRLTGFEALIRWNHAQRGLIPPATFIPIAEENGLMTDLGDWVTNAACRQMRTWQDRVGAPVPLSLSINMAPTQLIHPEAFSLLDRAVAASGVDIGRIKLEVTETALAGDAELLPQRLRALRERGFRILIDDFGTGYSSLSRLHRFPIDGLKIDQSFVKPMLYDPDSAAIVRTIVALGKALDLDLFAEGVEDEGTAAELGRMQCDFAQGYLFARPLPVDAADALVEELMEELVERPADSPVRTLNPA